DNA sequence from the Pseudomonas tritici genome:
CTGCAACTTATCCCCAGCCATCTGCAAACCCAGTTCGACAGCGCGGGCGTCCTGCTCCGCACGGCGCGGGCGCCCGGAGGTAGGGTGGGCGCCGATGGAAACCAAACTGATTACATTCGTGGTCATGGCCATATCCTTAAGCCGCATCGCGCTTGGCGCCGTTGCGGTAGGCCTCGACCGCATCGATCAAGGCTTGCAGTATCGCGTTACTTTCGCCAATGACCGAGAGGTCGGCCCGCTTGATCATGTCGCAGCCGGGGTCTAGGTTGATCGCCACCACCTTGTCGCAGGCACCGATGCCTTGCAGGTGCTGGATGGCCCCGGAAATACCCACGGCCACATACACCCGCGCGGTGACCCAGGTGCCGCTGGCGCCGACCTGGCGATCACGCGCCATAAAGCCGTCGTCCACGGCCACCCGCGAGGCGCCCTCGGTGGCACCCAATGCGGCGGCGGTCTGGTGGAAAAGCGTCCAGTCCTTCACGCCATTGCCGCCGGAGAAAATGAATTCCGCCTCGGCCATGGGAATCGCCGCCGGGTCAACCGCCACCGCGCCAAGATCTTCAATGCGCGGCAAGCTGCGCGCCAGGGCTGTGGATAACTCCACGGGCAACACTTCATGCCGGGTTTCGCTGACCGGTTCAGCGCACTCCACGGCCGCCAGGATCAGGCGCGCCAACGGCCGGGCCAAGTCTTCCTGGCCAGCCCCGGCGCGGCCGATGCACTCGTCGCCCTTGATCTGCCAGACCCGCGTGGCCGGGCGTTCCTTGAGGCTGGCGGCAAAGCGTCGGCCCAGTTCGCCACCACCGCTGCGGCTGTCCGGCAGCAACCAGTGGCGCGGGTTGAACTGGTTATCCACAGCGCGCAAACCTTGCACCCGTTGCTCCGGTGAATAACCGTCGAATTCGTGACCTTCCAGCACCAGCAGGCGGTCGACGCCCGCCGTGGCAAACGCATTTTCCTTGTGCTCGCCAAACACCACCGCCAACACCGCGCCATCGCTGCCAGCGAGTTGCCGCGCCAGGCCCAGCAGGTCGCGGTCGTGGCTGCTCAGGCGACCGCCGACCATGTCCGGCACCACGTTGATGTAGAACGCCGGCGCCGGCACCTGATGCAGTGGCAACTGCACTTCCACCGCTGCCGTACGCTTGGCCGCACCGCCCTGCTGGGCGCCGCTGCGGTCGATACGCTTGATGCCGTTGGGACCGATAAAACCAACACCGTGGACGTTCTTGCGGATGACGCCGTTAGGCCCCATCCAACTGTGTTGCACCGGCTGCATCGCCGCGTGCAGCGGGTGCAGACGGTTGCGGGCGATCCATTCGGCCCGTGGGTCGCGGCGGATAATGTCGCTCATCAATGCACCTCCGCAGACTTTTGTTGGACAGGGCGTTTAGTCGGCGAAGTGGCAGGCGCGGCGTCTTCCAATAAAGCGTCGGCCACCAATTCGGCGATGTCCTTGATCAATGGGCGCGGCTCGACTACACCTTCGAGCATTGCCGTGCACTGCGGGCAGCCCACAGCCACCAGCTCGGCGCCGGTTTCGCGGATGTCTTCCATGCGCATGTCCGGAATCCGTTGCTTGCCGGGAATGTCGGTGATCGGCGCACCGCCGCCGCCACCGCAGCAGCGTGAACGGAAGCCCGAACGTTGCATCTCTTTGACCTCAATGCCCAACGCCCGCAGCACTTGGCGCGGCGCCTCGTACTCGCCGTTGTAGCGGCCCAGGTAGCATGGGTCGTGGTAGGTCACGCTGTTGCCTTTGTGTTGGCCCAGGTTCAACGCGCCCTCGCCGATCAACTCGGCCATGAACGTACTGTGGTGTTGCACGAGGTAGTTGCCGTTAAAGGCGCCGTACTCGTTTTTCAGCACATGGAAACTGTGCGGGTCGCAGGTAACGATGCGCTTGAAGCTGTACTTGGCCAGGGTCTGGATATTGCGCGTGGCCAGCAACTGGAAGGTCGCTTCATCACCCAGGCGCCGCGCCACGTCGCCGCTGTCGCGTTCTTCCAGGCCAAGCACGGCAAAGTCGACGTTGGCCGCTTTGAGTACTTTGACGAACGCTCGCAGGGTACGTTGGTTGCGCATGTCGAAGGCACCGTCGCCAACCCAGAACAGTACCTCGGCGCTGCCCTTTTCGCTGAGCAGCGGCAGGTTCAGATCCGCCGCCCAGTTCAGGCGACCGCCCGGTGCAAAGCCGCCCGGGTTATCGGTGGCGATCAGGTTCTCGAGGACTTCGGCGCCCTTGTTCGGAGTCGCGCCTTTTTCCAGGGTGAGGTAGCGGCGCATGTCGACGATGGCGTCCACGTGCTCGATCATCATCGGGCACTCCTCCACGCAGGCGCGGCAGGTGGTGCAGGACCACAGGGTTTCGGCGTCCACCAGGCCGTTGACGATGGGCTGGTGCGGGTTGCCGCTGTGCTCGCCTACCGGTTTGCCTGGATAGGGGCTGCCGGCGAACTTGGCATCAGTGCCGCCAGCCAGGCCGACCACCATATCCTGGATCAGCTTTTTAGGGTTCAGCGGCTGGCCGGCGGCGAAGGCCGGGCACGCGGCTTCGCACTTGCCGCACTGCACGCAGGCGTCAAATCCGAGCAGTTGGTTCCAGGTGAAATCCTTGGGTTTTTCCACGCCCAGCGGCGCGGTTTTATCGCCGAGGTCCAGCGGCTTCAAACCGGTGGAACGGCCACCGCCAAAGCGCTCGGCGCGGCGGTGCCAGGCCAGGTGCAGGGCACCGGCGAAGGCGTGCTTCATCGGGCCGCCCCATGTCATGCCGAAAAACATTTCCGACACGCCCCACAGCACGCCCACACTGAGCAGCGCAGCCAACAGCCAGCCGCCGAAGTCGGCCGGCAGGATCCCGGCCACCGGCAGCGTCACCAGGAAAAAGCTCACCGAAAACGCCATCAGGCTTTTCGGCAGGCGCATCCAAGGGCCTTTCGACAGGCGTGACGGCGGGTTACGGCGGCGCAGATAGACAAACGTGGCGCCGACAAACATCAGCACCGAGGCCAACAGCAGGGCATAGCCGAGGATGCGGTTATGCAGGCCGAAACCGTGCACCAGAATCGCCAGCAGCGCTGACAGCACAAAGCCCAACGCCGTGGCGACGTGGGTGTTGGCGATGTATTTGTCGCGGGCAACCACGTGGTGTAAGTCGACCACGTAGCGCTTGGGCATGGCCAGCAGGCCACCGAGCAGGTCGACTTTGGAGGCGCGGCCACGGCGCCACATGTTCACCCGGCGCAGGGCGCCGAGGACGGCAAGGCCAAGGGCTGCGAATAATAAAATGGGAAGCAAGGTGTTCAACATGGTGAAGCTCCCAAAGACCATACAGGTCTACTGTGAAACTGGCCCCCAATGTGGGAGCGGGCTTGCTCGCGAAAGCGGTGGGTCAGCCACCGGATGTATCGACTGACACACCGCCTTCGCGAGCAAGCCCGCTCCCACATTGGGCCGAGTTCACCTCGTCAGAAATCCTTGCACAGGCGCAGGGCGTCGTAGATCGCAGCGTGGGTATTTCGCTGCGCCACACAATCACCAATGCGGAACAGCAAGTAGCCCTCGCCCGCCTCGCTCAGGCACGGCTGCGGCTGGATCGCGAACAAGGCTTCAACGTCGATCTGGCCCTTGTTGCGCGATCCGTCCTTGAGCCCGTAGTAAAGGGCTTCATCCGGACGCACGCCGTTTTCCACCACCACCTGGTCCACCACCCGCTCCTCTTTGGCACCGGTGTATTCGTTCTCCAGCACCGCCACCAGCTTGTCGCCTTCGCGGTAGACCTTTTCCAGCATCATGTCGCCGGTCATGATCACTTCCTTGGGGTACATGCTGCGGTAGTAGGTCGGGAATGACGTACCGCCGATGGCCACACCGGGCTTGATATCGTCAGTGACGATCTCGACCTGGCAGCCTTTGTCCGCCAGGAAATCCGCCACCGACATGCCGGTGAATTCGCAAATGGTGTCGTACACCAGCACGTTCTTGCCCGGCGCAACCTTGCCGTCGAGCACGTCCCAGCTACTCACTACCAAGCCTTCGGCGGCGCCCCAGTGTTCGTTCTGTTCGATAAACGGATGCCCGCCCACCGCCAGCACCACCACGTCCGGGCGCAGGTCGAGGATGGTCTCGGCATCAGCGGCCACGCCCAGGCGCAAGTCGACTTTCAAGCGTGCCAACTCCAGCTGGAACCAGCGGGTGATACCGGCGATCTGGTCACGTTGCGGCGCTTTCGAGGCGGTAGTGATCTGCCCGCCGATAAATTCTTTCTTTTCCAACAGGGTCACATCGTGGCCACGTTCAGCGGCGACGCGCGCGGCTTCCATCCCTGCCGGGCCGGCACCCACGACCACGACTTTGCGCTTGGGCCCGGTGGACTTCTCGATGATGTGCGGCACGCCCATGTATTCACGGGAGGTCGCGGCGTTCTGGATGCACAGCACATCCAGGCCCTGGTACTGGCGGTCGATGCAGTAGTTGGCGCCGACGCACTGCTTGATCTGGTCGATCTGGCCCATCTTGATCTTGGCGATCAGGTGCGGGTCGGCGATGTGCGCACGGGTCATGCCGACCATGTCCACATAACCGCCTTCGAGGATGCGCGTGGCCTGGTTCGGGTCCTTGATGTTCTGCGCGTGCAGCACCGGGACCTTGACCACTTCCTTGATCCCGGCGGCCAAGTGCAGGAACGGCTCCGGTGGATAACTCATGTTGGGGATAACGTTGGCCAGGGTGTTGTGGGTGTCGCACCCCGAACCCACTACGCCGATAAAATCAAGCATGCCGGTGTCGTCGTAATACTTGGCGATCTGCTTCATGTCCTCATGGGACAAGCCGTCCGGGTGGAACTCGTCACCGCACAGGCGCATGCCCACGCAGAAGTCGTCACCGACCTCGGCACGCACGGCTTTCAGGACTTCCAGGCCGAACTTCATGCGCCCTTCAAAGGTGCCACCCCATTCGTCGGTACGTTTGTTGACCCGTGGGCTCCAGAACTGGTCGATCATGTGCTGGTGCACGGCGGACAGTTCCACGCCGTCGAGGCCACCGGCCTTGGCACGACGCGCGGCCTGGGCGTAGTTGCCGATCACGCGCCAGATTTCTTCCGGTTCGATGGTCTTGCAGGTAGCGCGGTGCACCGGCTCACGCACGCCGGACGGCGACATCAGGGTCGGCCAGTTAAAACCGTCCCAACGCGAGCGACGGCCCATGTGGGTAATCTGGATCATGATCTTGGCGCCATGCTTGTGCATGGCGTCAGCCAGGTTCTGGAAGTGCGGGATGATGCGGTCGGTGGACAGATTGACCGAGCTCCACCACTCCTGCGGGCTGTCGATGGCCACCACTGAGGAGCCACCGCAGATCGCCAGGCCGATGCCGCCCTTGGCTTTCTCTTCGTAATATTTCACATAGCGGTCAGTCGTCATCCCGCCGTCGGTGGCATACACCTCGGCGTGGGCGGTACTGAGCACGCGGTTGCGGATGGTCAGTTTGCCGATTTGAATCGGCGCAAACATTGCTTCGAAAGCCATGGCACGGTCCTCGGCTTACAACGGCTTGACGGTGAACAGGCCGTCATCGTGGCCCTCTTCGGAGCCTCCGTAGACTTGTTCGGCGACGGTACGGATTTGGCTGCCACGCGCCTGCAGAATCTGGTCCATGGCACCGGCAAACCAGCCGGTGAACATGTAGTCGACCTTGCGCCCGACCTTGCCGTACACGTAGACAAACGCCGAGTGTTCAAGCGTGACGCTGGCAGTGCCTTTGTCGAGGTCGATGTCCTGGATCTTGAACAGGCCCCAGCCACGCTGCGACAGGCGCTTCATGTAGTGTTCGAACACTGCGACGCCTTCCAGGCCGTGGCATTCGGCTTCTTTTTCACACCAGTGCCAGGCGGACTTGTAGCCGGCTTTGTAAAGGATGTCGGCGTAGGCGTCAGCGCCGAGGACTTCTTCGATACCCATGTGGTTGTTGACGAAGAAATGGCGTGGCACGTACAGCATCGGCAGGGCGTCGGAGGTCCAGACACCGGTTTCGCTGTCGACTTCGATAGGCAATTGCGGGGCGATCTTGGCCATGGAAACTTAACTCCAGAAAATTCGTTGTGTTGATGTTCCGCGACAGTGCGGTGGCTTATTCGCCCCAGACGTCCTTGAGGACGTTGACCCAGTTCTCACCCATGATCTTGCGCACCACACGCTCAGGGTGACCGCGCTTGAGCAGGGTCTCGGTGAGGTTGGGAAACTCGCCCACAGTGCGGATGCCCAGCGGGTTGATGATCTTGCCGAAGCTGGTCAGGCGGCGCGCGTAACCCTTGTCATGGGTCAGCATTTCGAAGAAATCCTGGCCATGGCCCTGGGTGAAGTCGGTGCCGATGCCGATGGCGTCTTCGCCGACGATGTTCATGGTGTATTCGATGGCTTCGGCGTAATCGTCGATGGTCGAATCGATGCCCTTGGCCAGGAATGGCGCGAACATGGTCACGCCGACAAAACCACCGTGGTCGGCAATGAACTTGAGTTCTTCATCGGACTTGTTGCGCGGGTGCTCTTTAAGGCCCGACGGCAGGCAGTGGGAGTAGCACACCGGCTTTTTCGATTCGAGGATGACTTCTTCGCTGGTCTTGGAGCCCACGTGGGACAGGTCGCACATGATCCCGACGCGGTTCATCTCGGCCACGATTTCGCGACCAAAGCCCGACAGGCCGCCATCGCGCTCGTAGCAACCGGTGCCCACCAGGTTCTGGGTGTTGTAGCACATCTGCACTACGCCGACGCCGAGCTGCTTGAAGATTTCCACATAGCCAAGCTGGTCTTCAAAGGCATGGGCGTTCTGGAAGCCGAAGATGATGCCGGTCTTGCCCTGCTCCTTGGCTTTGCGGATATCGGCGGTGGTTTTCACCGGTATCACCAGGTCGCTGTTCTCACGGATCAGGGTCTGGCTGGCCACGATGTTGTTAATGGTGGCCTGGAAGCCTTCCCACACCGACACCGTGCAGTTGGCAGCGGTGAGGCCACCTTTGCGCATGTCCTCGAACAGGTCGCGGTTCCACTTGGCAATAATCAACCCGTCGATAACGATGCTGTCGGCGTGCAATTCGGCTGGGCTCATCAGGCGTCCCCTTATTGGCGATTCATGCGCCGAATCGTCTGCCGGCGCTTTGGGGCCAGCATATGCCCAGGGGCCGACAGAGCCGGGTGCAAAAACGACAGGGGAATTGCCGAAAGCGTCAATCCACGACAAAGGCTGTTAAGAGGTGTCTGACTGGCGGCTGTTATTTGTCTTACGCTTGGGCCAGAATTCAGCCATTAC
Encoded proteins:
- the dgcA gene encoding dimethylglycine demethylation protein DgcA, which produces MAFEAMFAPIQIGKLTIRNRVLSTAHAEVYATDGGMTTDRYVKYYEEKAKGGIGLAICGGSSVVAIDSPQEWWSSVNLSTDRIIPHFQNLADAMHKHGAKIMIQITHMGRRSRWDGFNWPTLMSPSGVREPVHRATCKTIEPEEIWRVIGNYAQAARRAKAGGLDGVELSAVHQHMIDQFWSPRVNKRTDEWGGTFEGRMKFGLEVLKAVRAEVGDDFCVGMRLCGDEFHPDGLSHEDMKQIAKYYDDTGMLDFIGVVGSGCDTHNTLANVIPNMSYPPEPFLHLAAGIKEVVKVPVLHAQNIKDPNQATRILEGGYVDMVGMTRAHIADPHLIAKIKMGQIDQIKQCVGANYCIDRQYQGLDVLCIQNAATSREYMGVPHIIEKSTGPKRKVVVVGAGPAGMEAARVAAERGHDVTLLEKKEFIGGQITTASKAPQRDQIAGITRWFQLELARLKVDLRLGVAADAETILDLRPDVVVLAVGGHPFIEQNEHWGAAEGLVVSSWDVLDGKVAPGKNVLVYDTICEFTGMSVADFLADKGCQVEIVTDDIKPGVAIGGTSFPTYYRSMYPKEVIMTGDMMLEKVYREGDKLVAVLENEYTGAKEERVVDQVVVENGVRPDEALYYGLKDGSRNKGQIDVEALFAIQPQPCLSEAGEGYLLFRIGDCVAQRNTHAAIYDALRLCKDF
- a CDS encoding DUF5943 domain-containing protein, giving the protein MAKIAPQLPIEVDSETGVWTSDALPMLYVPRHFFVNNHMGIEEVLGADAYADILYKAGYKSAWHWCEKEAECHGLEGVAVFEHYMKRLSQRGWGLFKIQDIDLDKGTASVTLEHSAFVYVYGKVGRKVDYMFTGWFAGAMDQILQARGSQIRTVAEQVYGGSEEGHDDGLFTVKPL
- a CDS encoding dipeptidase, which gives rise to MSPAELHADSIVIDGLIIAKWNRDLFEDMRKGGLTAANCTVSVWEGFQATINNIVASQTLIRENSDLVIPVKTTADIRKAKEQGKTGIIFGFQNAHAFEDQLGYVEIFKQLGVGVVQMCYNTQNLVGTGCYERDGGLSGFGREIVAEMNRVGIMCDLSHVGSKTSEEVILESKKPVCYSHCLPSGLKEHPRNKSDEELKFIADHGGFVGVTMFAPFLAKGIDSTIDDYAEAIEYTMNIVGEDAIGIGTDFTQGHGQDFFEMLTHDKGYARRLTSFGKIINPLGIRTVGEFPNLTETLLKRGHPERVVRKIMGENWVNVLKDVWGE
- the etfA gene encoding electron transfer flavoprotein subunit alpha, which codes for MSDIIRRDPRAEWIARNRLHPLHAAMQPVQHSWMGPNGVIRKNVHGVGFIGPNGIKRIDRSGAQQGGAAKRTAAVEVQLPLHQVPAPAFYINVVPDMVGGRLSSHDRDLLGLARQLAGSDGAVLAVVFGEHKENAFATAGVDRLLVLEGHEFDGYSPEQRVQGLRAVDNQFNPRHWLLPDSRSGGGELGRRFAASLKERPATRVWQIKGDECIGRAGAGQEDLARPLARLILAAVECAEPVSETRHEVLPVELSTALARSLPRIEDLGAVAVDPAAIPMAEAEFIFSGGNGVKDWTLFHQTAAALGATEGASRVAVDDGFMARDRQVGASGTWVTARVYVAVGISGAIQHLQGIGACDKVVAINLDPGCDMIKRADLSVIGESNAILQALIDAVEAYRNGAKRDAA
- the dgcB gene encoding dimethylglycine demethylation protein DgcB; translation: MLNTLLPILLFAALGLAVLGALRRVNMWRRGRASKVDLLGGLLAMPKRYVVDLHHVVARDKYIANTHVATALGFVLSALLAILVHGFGLHNRILGYALLLASVLMFVGATFVYLRRRNPPSRLSKGPWMRLPKSLMAFSVSFFLVTLPVAGILPADFGGWLLAALLSVGVLWGVSEMFFGMTWGGPMKHAFAGALHLAWHRRAERFGGGRSTGLKPLDLGDKTAPLGVEKPKDFTWNQLLGFDACVQCGKCEAACPAFAAGQPLNPKKLIQDMVVGLAGGTDAKFAGSPYPGKPVGEHSGNPHQPIVNGLVDAETLWSCTTCRACVEECPMMIEHVDAIVDMRRYLTLEKGATPNKGAEVLENLIATDNPGGFAPGGRLNWAADLNLPLLSEKGSAEVLFWVGDGAFDMRNQRTLRAFVKVLKAANVDFAVLGLEERDSGDVARRLGDEATFQLLATRNIQTLAKYSFKRIVTCDPHSFHVLKNEYGAFNGNYLVQHHSTFMAELIGEGALNLGQHKGNSVTYHDPCYLGRYNGEYEAPRQVLRALGIEVKEMQRSGFRSRCCGGGGGAPITDIPGKQRIPDMRMEDIRETGAELVAVGCPQCTAMLEGVVEPRPLIKDIAELVADALLEDAAPATSPTKRPVQQKSAEVH